The Candidatus Neomarinimicrobiota bacterium genome includes a window with the following:
- a CDS encoding glycosyltransferase family 4 protein yields the protein MTLSEAKVLMVSSVHRWNDVRIYYKEALSLAKVTNVHLIAVQVPSTPTIPDGLVSVELLPVNSSSQGAGAKSLGLRFRHIGLVMKAALQQRFDVFHFHDPELLPAGWLAKVRGKKVIYDIHEDYPAQILNKQWINKLLRKPLSKLFLIFENTFAKKLDLLITAGPLLNERFKKINPMTEIIHNFPLANELFTKTEWQERKNEICFIGGITRIRGLLEVLKALEKIEDVVLNLAGKYFSQAYREELMKCKGWYKVKEWDWVERDVVAEILSISKIGILTYLPCPNHGDLRATKMFEYMSAGIPVVASNFRAWKNVIEKYNCGICVDPKDPDEIARAIELLLRNDHIANEMGENGRKVIESLFNWENEEKKLVKVYRSFFNEERLLN from the coding sequence ATGACACTGAGTGAAGCGAAAGTACTCATGGTCTCTTCTGTCCATCGCTGGAACGATGTACGCATTTACTACAAGGAGGCTTTGTCTCTCGCCAAGGTTACCAATGTCCACCTGATCGCAGTTCAAGTACCTAGTACGCCGACAATTCCCGACGGACTGGTGAGCGTTGAGCTGCTCCCGGTGAACAGTTCAAGTCAGGGGGCGGGCGCGAAATCGTTGGGCTTGAGGTTCAGGCACATAGGCCTGGTAATGAAGGCCGCTCTCCAACAGAGATTTGATGTTTTTCATTTTCATGATCCGGAACTCTTGCCGGCTGGATGGCTGGCCAAGGTACGGGGGAAAAAAGTCATTTATGATATACATGAAGACTATCCTGCTCAAATTTTAAATAAACAGTGGATAAATAAGCTGTTAAGGAAACCGCTATCAAAATTATTCTTAATATTTGAAAATACTTTTGCTAAAAAGCTTGACTTGTTAATTACCGCTGGGCCGCTTTTAAATGAGCGATTTAAGAAGATAAATCCAATGACTGAAATTATTCATAATTTCCCATTGGCTAATGAGTTATTCACCAAGACTGAGTGGCAGGAAAGAAAAAATGAAATATGTTTCATTGGCGGCATTACCAGGATTAGAGGTTTGCTTGAAGTCTTAAAGGCGTTGGAAAAAATAGAAGATGTTGTTCTTAATCTGGCAGGGAAATATTTCTCGCAGGCATATCGTGAAGAGCTCATGAAATGTAAAGGCTGGTATAAAGTAAAGGAGTGGGATTGGGTCGAGAGGGATGTAGTAGCCGAAATATTGAGTATCTCAAAAATAGGCATATTGACTTATTTACCATGTCCAAATCATGGTGATCTTCGAGCTACGAAAATGTTTGAATATATGTCCGCCGGGATACCAGTAGTTGCTTCTAATTTCCGAGCTTGGAAAAACGTAATTGAGAAGTATAATTGTGGTATTTGTGTAGATCCAAAAGATCCTGATGAGATTGCAAGAGCGATAGAATTATTACTAAGAAACGATCATATCGCTAATGAAATGGGAGAGAATGGAAGGAAGGTCATTGAAAGTCTGTTTAATTGGGAAAATGAAGAGAAAAAGCTGGTGAAGGTGTACCGATCTTTTTTTAACGAAGAACGCCTATTGAATTAA